A section of the Rhodobacter sp. genome encodes:
- a CDS encoding TRAP transporter large permease subunit, with protein MDWLYPFSFLIGSILVLMGLGLPVAFAFFATNIAGLFLFFGGARGVTQMVSNFSDAITTYALAPLPMFLVMGSLFFRSGLGERVIQALDLAVGNLRGRLSLVTLGAGAVFAALSGSSLANAGMMGSLMAPEMLKRNYKPHMAYGPILGAGSLAVVIPPSALAVLLGSLAEINVGALLIAGIIPGLILMVLFVGLIFVQTGIDPEAAPQYPVPQVSGWTKLRAVSLNILPMSFLVFCVVGTIILGIATPTESAALGCMGVVVLLLVYRKFSWAVIWRSLDDAMKVTAMTFLIITASTTFSQIFAFSGASNGFISTITGIDLGPYGVLLMMIVVILVLGMFMDQVSMMLITIPLFMPIAQLYHFDPVWFGLMLLLAFEVGFVTPPFGLLLYIVLGVAPAGTSLRTIALSAAPYVCLTLFLIFLIAMVPQLALFLPNMMAP; from the coding sequence ATGGACTGGCTCTATCCGTTTTCCTTTCTCATCGGCTCGATTCTGGTGCTGATGGGGCTGGGCCTGCCGGTGGCCTTTGCGTTCTTCGCCACCAACATCGCCGGCCTGTTCCTGTTCTTCGGCGGCGCGCGCGGCGTGACGCAGATGGTCTCCAACTTCTCGGATGCGATCACCACCTACGCGCTGGCGCCGCTGCCGATGTTCCTGGTCATGGGCAGCCTGTTCTTTCGCTCGGGCCTGGGCGAGAGGGTCATTCAGGCGCTCGATCTGGCGGTCGGCAATCTGCGGGGGCGCTTGTCGCTGGTCACGCTGGGCGCGGGTGCCGTCTTTGCCGCGCTGTCCGGTTCAAGCCTGGCGAACGCCGGGATGATGGGCAGCCTGATGGCGCCCGAGATGCTGAAACGCAACTACAAGCCGCACATGGCCTATGGCCCGATCCTGGGCGCGGGCAGTCTGGCCGTGGTCATCCCGCCTTCGGCGCTGGCGGTGCTGCTTGGGTCGCTGGCCGAAATCAACGTGGGCGCGCTGCTGATCGCGGGGATCATCCCCGGCCTGATCCTGATGGTGCTGTTCGTCGGGCTCATCTTCGTGCAGACCGGCATCGACCCCGAGGCCGCCCCGCAATACCCGGTGCCCCAGGTCAGCGGCTGGACCAAGCTGCGGGCCGTGTCCCTGAACATCCTGCCGATGAGCTTTCTGGTCTTTTGCGTGGTTGGCACGATCATCCTGGGCATTGCCACCCCCACCGAAAGCGCCGCCCTGGGCTGCATGGGCGTCGTCGTGCTGCTGCTGGTCTATCGCAAGTTCAGCTGGGCCGTGATCTGGCGATCGCTGGACGACGCGATGAAGGTCACGGCGATGACCTTCCTCATCATCACCGCCTCGACCACCTTCAGCCAGATCTTCGCGTTTTCGGGGGCGTCGAACGGGTTCATCAGCACGATCACGGGAATCGACCTGGGGCCCTATGGCGTGTTGCTGATGATGATCGTCGTGATCCTGGTGCTGGGGATGTTCATGGACCAGGTGTCGATGATGCTGATCACCATTCCGCTGTTCATGCCCATCGCGCAGCTCTATCACTTCGACCCGGTCTGGTTCGGCCTGATGCTGCTGCTGGCCTTCGAGGTCGGGTTCGTCACGCCGCCCTTTGGCCTGCTGCTGTATATCGTGCTGGGCGTGGCGCCCGCGGGAACGTCGCTGCGCACCATCGCGCTGTCGGCGGCGCCCTATGTCTGCCTGACGCTGTTCCTGATCTTCCTGATCGCCATGGTGCCGCAACTGGCGCTGTTCCTGCCCAACATGATGGCGCCATGA
- a CDS encoding HlyC/CorC family transporter: MTTFDTAFWTTSAAILALLILSAFFSGSETALTASSRAKLRAQADKGSKGAQAALNVTEDSERLIGSVLLGNNLVNILSASLATALFTRLFGDSGVALATLIMTVLVLVFAEVLPKTYAITNPETAAARVAPPIRLIVLVFAPVVSAVRMLVRGILALVGVRTDPDSAVLSYHEEIAGTLALGHQEGTVDKEDRDRLLGALDLSTRTVEEVMLHRSQLETVNIDAPVAEIIAQSVNSPHSRLPAWRDEPENIVGVIHSRDLMREVHRLVAEAGGHFGAIETLDILSVARAPYFVPDTTPLDEQMQQFLQQRRHFALVIDEYGALLGLITLEDILEEIVGEIVDEHDLPTEDPITRLDSGAIEIDGAMTIRDLNRAMDWTLPDDEANTVAGLVIHEAQAIPEAGQVFQFHGFRFAVVERMENRLTRLRIRRM, translated from the coding sequence ATGACCACTTTCGACACCGCATTCTGGACCACCAGCGCCGCGATCCTGGCGCTTCTGATCCTGTCCGCCTTTTTCTCGGGCAGCGAAACCGCGCTGACGGCCTCGTCCCGGGCAAAGCTGCGGGCGCAGGCGGACAAGGGATCGAAGGGCGCGCAAGCCGCGCTCAACGTGACCGAAGACAGCGAGCGGTTGATCGGCTCGGTGCTGCTGGGCAACAACCTGGTGAACATCCTGTCGGCATCGTTGGCGACGGCGCTGTTCACGCGGCTATTCGGCGATTCGGGGGTCGCGCTGGCGACGCTCATCATGACCGTGCTGGTCCTGGTCTTTGCCGAGGTCCTGCCCAAGACCTACGCCATCACCAACCCGGAAACCGCCGCGGCGCGCGTGGCGCCGCCGATCCGGCTGATCGTCCTGGTCTTTGCCCCCGTGGTCAGCGCGGTGCGCATGTTGGTGCGCGGCATCCTGGCGTTGGTGGGCGTGCGCACCGACCCCGACAGCGCGGTGCTGTCCTACCATGAGGAAATTGCCGGCACGCTGGCCCTGGGCCACCAGGAAGGCACCGTGGACAAGGAGGACCGCGACCGCCTGCTGGGGGCGCTGGACCTGTCCACCCGCACGGTCGAGGAGGTGATGCTGCACCGCTCGCAGCTCGAGACCGTGAACATCGACGCCCCGGTGGCCGAGATCATCGCCCAGTCGGTAAACTCGCCGCACTCGCGCCTGCCGGCCTGGCGCGACGAACCCGAGAACATCGTCGGGGTGATCCATTCCCGCGACCTGATGCGCGAGGTTCACCGACTGGTCGCCGAGGCCGGCGGGCATTTCGGCGCAATCGAGACGCTGGACATCCTCAGCGTCGCGCGGGCGCCCTATTTCGTGCCCGACACCACGCCGCTCGATGAACAGATGCAGCAATTCCTGCAACAACGGCGCCATTTCGCGCTGGTGATCGATGAATACGGCGCGCTTTTGGGGTTGATCACGCTCGAAGACATCCTGGAAGAGATCGTCGGCGAAATCGTGGACGAGCATGACCTGCCGACCGAAGACCCGATCACGCGGCTCGACTCGGGCGCGATCGAGATCGACGGCGCGATGACGATCCGCGACCTGAACCGCGCGATGGACTGGACCCTGCCCGACGACGAGGCGAACACCGTCGCCGGCCTGGTGATCCACGAAGCGCAGGCAATCCCCGAGGCCGGGCAGGTGTTCCAGTTCCACGGCTTCCGCTTCGCGGTGGTGGAACGGATGGAAAACCGTCTGACCCGGCTGCGCATCCGGCGGATGTGA
- a CDS encoding enoyl-CoA hydratase/isomerase family protein, with translation MTDLVSSALDAGVLTLTLGNGVAHPLSLPMIRALHGALDVPEARVIVIHGPGRIFCAGHDLKEIARHRADPDRGAAYLTALFDACAALMLAVAQCPVPVIAQFEGIATAAGLQLVAACDLAYAADTATVCLPGVRNGGFCTTPAVAVSRAIGRKAVNELLLTGEDRGADWALRVGLVNEVVPRDALGARVTEVAQGLAQRNAAPIRDGRACLSAHLALPLEAAYALATPVMVRHFLDENRR, from the coding sequence ATGACCGATCTCGTCTCCTCTGCGCTGGACGCCGGCGTCCTGACCCTCACGCTGGGCAACGGGGTCGCGCATCCGCTGTCCCTGCCCATGATCCGCGCCCTGCACGGGGCGCTCGATGTGCCGGAGGCGCGGGTGATCGTGATCCACGGACCCGGGCGGATCTTTTGCGCCGGTCACGATCTCAAGGAGATCGCCCGCCACCGCGCTGACCCCGACCGGGGCGCGGCCTATCTGACCGCCCTGTTCGATGCCTGCGCCGCGCTGATGCTGGCCGTCGCCCAATGCCCCGTGCCGGTCATCGCGCAGTTCGAAGGGATCGCCACCGCCGCCGGTCTGCAACTGGTCGCCGCCTGCGACCTTGCCTATGCCGCCGACACCGCCACGGTCTGCCTGCCCGGCGTGCGCAACGGCGGGTTCTGCACCACGCCGGCCGTCGCCGTGTCGCGCGCGATCGGGCGCAAGGCGGTGAACGAACTGCTGCTGACGGGCGAGGACCGGGGCGCGGACTGGGCCCTGCGTGTCGGACTGGTGAACGAGGTCGTGCCGCGGGACGCCCTGGGCGCGCGCGTCACCGAGGTGGCCCAGGGCCTGGCGCAGCGCAACGCGGCGCCGATCCGCGACGGGCGGGCCTGCCTGTCCGCCCATCTGGCGCTGCCGCTCGAGGCCGCCTATGCGCTGGCAACCCCCGTCATGGTGCGCCATTTCCTGGACGAAAACCGCCGCTGA
- the tgt gene encoding tRNA guanosine(34) transglycosylase Tgt, with translation MSERFSFTLNATDGAARTGVIHTPRGEIRTPAFMPVGTAGTVKAMMPESVRATGADILLGNTYHLMLRPTAERIHALGGLHRFMNWERPILTDSGGFQVMSLSSLRKLTEEGVRFSSHIDGSKHWLTPERSMEIQRLLGSDIVMAFDECPALPADEKRVAESMRLSMRWAQRSRDAFGDRPGHALFGIMQGGVTPELRAESAEALVKIGFDGYAVGGLAVGEGQAAMFGVLDYAPGQLPADKPRYLMGVGKPDDIVGAVERGIDMMDCVLPSRSGRTGQGWTRRGAVNLKNARHRDDPRPLDADCTCPACRNYARAYLHHVVRADEIIGSMLLTWHNLHYFQTLMQGLRDAIRDHRLAAFVAEFHALRAEGDIEPL, from the coding sequence ATGAGCGAACGCTTTTCCTTTACCCTGAACGCGACCGATGGCGCGGCGCGCACCGGCGTCATCCACACGCCCCGCGGCGAGATCCGGACGCCGGCCTTCATGCCGGTCGGCACGGCCGGCACGGTCAAGGCGATGATGCCCGAAAGCGTGCGCGCGACCGGCGCGGATATCCTGCTGGGAAACACCTATCACCTGATGCTGCGGCCCACGGCCGAGCGCATCCATGCCCTGGGCGGGCTGCACCGCTTCATGAACTGGGAGCGCCCGATCCTGACCGATTCGGGCGGGTTCCAGGTGATGTCGCTATCCAGCCTGCGCAAGCTGACGGAAGAGGGCGTGCGCTTTTCCAGCCATATCGACGGCTCGAAACACTGGCTGACGCCCGAACGCTCGATGGAGATCCAGCGCCTGCTGGGTTCGGACATCGTCATGGCGTTTGACGAATGCCCCGCGCTTCCCGCCGATGAAAAGCGCGTGGCCGAATCGATGCGCCTGTCGATGCGCTGGGCGCAGCGTTCGCGCGATGCCTTTGGCGACCGGCCCGGCCACGCCCTGTTCGGGATCATGCAGGGCGGCGTCACGCCCGAGCTGCGCGCCGAAAGCGCCGAGGCGCTGGTGAAGATCGGTTTTGACGGCTATGCCGTCGGCGGTCTCGCGGTGGGCGAGGGGCAGGCGGCGATGTTCGGTGTGCTCGATTACGCGCCCGGCCAGCTGCCCGCCGACAAACCGCGTTACCTGATGGGGGTGGGCAAGCCCGACGATATCGTGGGCGCCGTGGAACGCGGCATCGACATGATGGATTGTGTGCTGCCGTCCCGGTCGGGGCGGACGGGGCAGGGCTGGACGCGGCGGGGCGCGGTCAACCTGAAGAATGCGCGCCACCGCGACGATCCCCGGCCGCTGGATGCCGATTGCACCTGCCCGGCCTGCCGGAACTACGCGCGCGCCTATCTGCATCACGTGGTTCGCGCCGACGAGATCATCGGCTCGATGCTGCTGACCTGGCATAATCTGCACTATTTCCAGACGTTGATGCAGGGCCTGCGGGACGCGATCCGGGATCATCGGTTGGCGGCCTTCGTGGCCGAGTTTCACGCGCTGAGGGCCGAGGGCGATATCGAACCGCTGTGA
- a CDS encoding DUF882 domain-containing protein, with the protein MSTSANPGFSRRALLGIFAATAITAAPRMSKAFAFNRGAGDIRRLKMYSGRTGERLDAIYWVDGEYIPEVLTEVDQFFRDWRIDRSHRIDTRTLDILAATHNILDVSEPYMLLSGYRSPETNAMLRRRSSGVARNSRHMVGQAADVRLDNRSVSQIARAALACNAGGVGRYSRSNFTHVDCGPVRTWGG; encoded by the coding sequence ATGTCGACCTCCGCTAATCCCGGATTTTCGCGGCGCGCCCTGCTGGGCATCTTTGCCGCGACCGCCATCACCGCCGCCCCGCGCATGTCCAAGGCCTTTGCCTTCAACCGTGGCGCCGGCGACATCCGCCGCCTGAAGATGTATTCGGGCCGGACCGGCGAACGCCTGGATGCCATCTACTGGGTCGATGGCGAGTATATCCCCGAGGTCCTGACCGAAGTGGACCAGTTCTTCCGCGACTGGCGCATCGACCGCAGCCACCGCATCGACACCCGAACGCTGGACATTCTGGCCGCCACGCACAACATTCTGGACGTGAGCGAACCGTACATGCTGCTGTCGGGCTACCGGTCGCCCGAAACCAATGCCATGCTGCGCCGCCGCTCCAGCGGTGTCGCGCGCAATTCGCGGCACATGGTCGGCCAGGCGGCCGACGTGCGGCTCGACAACCGCTCGGTCAGCCAGATCGCCCGCGCGGCGCTGGCGTGCAATGCCGGCGGCGTTGGCCGTTACTCGCGCTCGAATTTCACGCATGTCGATTGCGGCCCGGTCCGCACCTGGGGCGGCTGA
- a CDS encoding EthD family reductase: MSFALALFYHPEPGHEAPPDGAALRSRLAQLGGLQDALIFTPAAAQDRYVDDGPPPMLGLQLHFARLEDLEAAACAGGEVQGLAGLADRAQPRVTAQAFWRRRWPVPAPWAPGRTPPRSCSYVVHYPGPARDPNAWHSHYMASHPPLFQQMPGIRGIEILTPVDWVSGLPFEKTGYLQRNRVEFDTPQMLQAALQSPVRDALRADYHNFPPYEGGAAHFPMWTERFSPAG, encoded by the coding sequence ATGAGCTTTGCCCTGGCGCTGTTCTATCACCCTGAGCCCGGCCACGAGGCACCGCCGGACGGGGCCGCGCTGCGGTCCCGGCTGGCGCAACTCGGGGGGTTGCAGGACGCCCTGATCTTCACACCGGCGGCCGCGCAGGATCGCTATGTGGATGACGGGCCGCCGCCGATGCTGGGCCTGCAACTGCATTTCGCCCGGCTCGAGGACCTCGAGGCCGCCGCCTGCGCTGGTGGCGAGGTGCAGGGTCTGGCGGGGCTGGCGGACCGCGCGCAACCGCGCGTCACCGCGCAGGCGTTCTGGCGGCGGCGTTGGCCCGTGCCCGCGCCCTGGGCGCCGGGCAGGACCCCGCCGCGCAGCTGTTCCTACGTGGTGCATTACCCCGGACCGGCCCGCGACCCCAACGCCTGGCATTCGCATTACATGGCGTCGCACCCGCCGTTGTTTCAGCAGATGCCGGGCATTCGCGGCATCGAGATCCTGACTCCGGTGGACTGGGTCAGCGGATTGCCGTTTGAAAAGACCGGCTACCTGCAACGCAACCGGGTCGAATTCGATACGCCGCAGATGTTGCAGGCGGCGCTGCAATCCCCGGTGCGCGACGCGCTGCGCGCGGATTATCACAACTTTCCACCCTACGAGGGGGGCGCGGCGCATTTCCCGATGTGGACCGAACGTTTCAGCCCCGCGGGCTGA
- a CDS encoding iron-sulfur cluster assembly accessory protein, protein MFGIPGKSPVTLTPAAERHIARLMAKGGTMGLRIGVKKGGCAGMEYTMDFAQSVEPHEAVIEQGEARVLIAPMAQMFLFGTEIDYETGLLESGFKFRNPNVSEACGCGESVKFDDVETLKARMDASKAAE, encoded by the coding sequence ATGTTCGGCATTCCGGGAAAATCCCCCGTGACCCTGACCCCCGCCGCCGAGCGCCATATCGCGCGGCTCATGGCCAAGGGCGGCACGATGGGTCTGCGCATCGGCGTCAAGAAGGGCGGCTGCGCGGGCATGGAATATACCATGGACTTTGCCCAATCGGTCGAACCGCATGAAGCGGTGATCGAACAGGGCGAGGCCCGCGTCCTTATCGCGCCGATGGCGCAGATGTTCCTGTTCGGCACCGAGATCGACTATGAGACCGGGCTGCTGGAGAGCGGCTTCAAGTTCCGCAACCCGAACGTGTCCGAAGCCTGCGGTTGCGGCGAAAGCGTCAAGTTCGACGACGTCGAAACGCTGAAGGCGCGGATGGACGCCTCGAAAGCGGCCGAGTAG
- the ilvD gene encoding dihydroxy-acid dehydratase has translation MPHYRSRRSTHGRNMAGARGLWRATGMTDSDFGKPIIAVVNSFTQFVPGHVHLKDLGQMVAREIEAAGGVAKEFNTIAVDDGIAMGHDGMLYSLPSRELIADSVEYMVNAHCADAMVCISNCDKITPGMMMAAMRLNIPTIFVSGGPMEAGKVQIGDLVKSVDLIDAMIVAADDSYSDEQVDAFEQNACPTCGSCSGMFTANSMNCLAEAMGLALPGNGSMLATHADRKAIFLEAGRRIVEITKAHYERDEPGYLPREVASFEAFENAMSLDIAMGGSTNTVLHLLAIAYEGKVNFTMDDIDRLSRKVPVLCKVAPSVADVHMEDVHRAGGIMGILGEMYRGGLLHGHARTVHSATMAEALAKWDIKTANDPKVDEFYRAAPGGVRTTQAFSTENRYKTLDADRTKGVIRTVENAFSKDGGLAVLFGNIAENGCIVKTAGVDDSILKFSGTAKVYESQDAAVNGILTGKVAAGEVVVIRYEGPQGGPGMQEMLYPTSYLKSKGLGKACALLTDGRFSGGTSGLSIGHVSPEAAEGGLIGLVETGDRIDIDIPNRTIHLAVDDATLEARRAAKGALPWKPAEIRKRAVSTALKAYAMLASSAAKGGVRILPGDE, from the coding sequence ATGCCGCACTATCGTTCCCGTCGATCCACCCACGGGCGCAACATGGCCGGGGCGCGCGGCCTCTGGCGCGCGACCGGCATGACCGACAGCGACTTCGGCAAACCGATCATCGCCGTCGTGAACTCGTTCACGCAATTCGTCCCGGGGCATGTCCACCTCAAGGACCTGGGCCAGATGGTCGCCCGCGAGATCGAGGCGGCCGGCGGCGTGGCCAAGGAATTCAACACGATCGCGGTGGATGACGGCATCGCCATGGGGCACGACGGGATGCTCTATTCGCTGCCCTCGCGCGAATTGATCGCCGACAGCGTGGAATACATGGTCAACGCCCATTGCGCCGACGCGATGGTCTGCATCTCGAACTGCGACAAGATCACGCCCGGCATGATGATGGCGGCGATGCGCCTGAACATTCCGACGATCTTCGTTTCGGGCGGCCCGATGGAGGCCGGAAAGGTCCAGATCGGCGATCTGGTGAAATCGGTGGACCTGATCGACGCGATGATCGTCGCCGCCGACGACAGCTATTCCGACGAACAGGTCGATGCGTTCGAACAGAACGCCTGCCCGACCTGCGGGTCGTGTTCGGGGATGTTCACCGCCAATTCGATGAACTGCCTGGCCGAGGCGATGGGCCTGGCGCTGCCGGGCAACGGGTCGATGCTGGCGACCCACGCCGACCGCAAGGCGATCTTCCTGGAGGCCGGGCGCCGCATCGTCGAGATCACCAAGGCGCATTACGAGCGCGACGAACCCGGCTATCTGCCGCGCGAGGTCGCGAGTTTCGAGGCCTTTGAGAACGCGATGTCGCTGGACATCGCCATGGGCGGTTCGACGAACACCGTGCTGCACCTTCTGGCCATCGCCTACGAGGGCAAGGTCAACTTCACCATGGACGACATCGACCGGCTCAGCCGCAAGGTGCCGGTGCTGTGCAAGGTGGCGCCCTCGGTCGCCGACGTCCATATGGAAGATGTGCACCGCGCCGGCGGGATCATGGGCATCCTGGGCGAGATGTATCGCGGCGGACTCTTGCATGGCCACGCGCGCACGGTGCATTCGGCCACCATGGCCGAGGCCCTTGCGAAATGGGACATCAAGACCGCGAACGATCCCAAGGTGGACGAATTCTACCGCGCGGCCCCCGGGGGGGTGCGCACCACCCAGGCGTTCAGCACCGAAAACCGCTACAAGACGCTGGATGCCGACCGCACCAAGGGCGTGATCCGCACGGTCGAAAACGCGTTTTCAAAGGATGGCGGCCTGGCGGTGCTGTTCGGGAACATCGCCGAGAACGGCTGCATCGTGAAGACGGCGGGCGTGGACGATTCGATCCTGAAATTCTCGGGCACGGCCAAGGTCTATGAATCGCAGGACGCGGCGGTGAACGGCATCCTGACGGGCAAGGTCGCGGCCGGCGAGGTCGTGGTGATCCGCTACGAGGGGCCGCAGGGCGGTCCGGGGATGCAGGAGATGCTGTATCCCACCAGCTACCTGAAATCGAAAGGGCTGGGCAAGGCCTGCGCGCTCCTGACCGACGGGCGGTTCTCGGGGGGGACCTCGGGGCTGTCGATCGGCCATGTGTCGCCCGAGGCGGCCGAGGGCGGCCTGATCGGTCTGGTCGAGACCGGCGACCGCATCGACATCGACATCCCGAACCGCACCATCCACCTGGCGGTCGATGACGCCACGCTTGAGGCGCGGCGCGCGGCGAAGGGCGCCTTGCCCTGGAAACCGGCCGAAATCCGCAAGCGTGCGGTGTCCACCGCGCTCAAGGCCTATGCGATGCTGGCATCCTCGGCCGCCAAGGGCGGCGTGCGTATCCTGCCGGGTGACGAGTGA
- a CDS encoding SUF system Fe-S cluster assembly protein has protein sequence MDASPATNAAEGTPLIAPSTTEHPLYDSVVDACRTVFDPEIPVNIYDLGLVYTIAIDDRSVVHIVMTLTAPGCPVAGEMPGWVSDAVSIVPGVQDVEVEMTFDPQWGMDMMSDEARLELGFM, from the coding sequence ATGGACGCCTCGCCTGCCACCAATGCCGCCGAAGGCACCCCGCTGATCGCCCCCTCGACGACCGAGCATCCGCTCTATGACAGCGTGGTCGATGCCTGCCGGACGGTCTTTGACCCGGAAATTCCGGTCAACATCTATGATCTGGGACTGGTCTACACGATCGCCATTGACGACCGGTCGGTGGTGCATATCGTCATGACCCTGACGGCCCCGGGGTGCCCCGTCGCGGGCGAGATGCCGGGCTGGGTTTCGGACGCCGTCAGCATCGTGCCCGGCGTCCAGGATGTCGAGGTCGAGATGACCTTTGATCCGCAATGGGGCATGGACATGATGTCCGACGAGGCCCGCCTGGAACTGGGGTTCATGTAA
- the dctP gene encoding TRAP transporter substrate-binding protein DctP, with the protein MKFLYSAALAATLALTAQTAVAEDVINAVHFTPASTDFSQEFLRFVEAVNTRGEGIVRIDVRGGPEVIPSPQLGTAQQSGLIDMIHNPAGLYLELVPEGEVLSAGSVSPMEARENGGWDLLSSIYQEKANARLIAHLDASAGFHIWTVDEPQLDADGMIDFSGLVLRASPLYRTFFETLGATFVILPGSEVYTSLERGVINGLAYPALGYHAFGWDRFTRYRVDPSFFRMDVLISMNNDAFEALSPEAQQIILETGREFERTSYEETAALAERLRQEMVDLGQQVVEMTGEGRARFLETAANASWQRMEARDPTHVAELRALFQ; encoded by the coding sequence ATGAAGTTCCTTTATTCCGCGGCGCTCGCCGCAACCCTCGCCTTGACCGCGCAGACCGCGGTGGCCGAGGACGTGATCAACGCCGTCCACTTCACGCCGGCCTCGACCGATTTCTCGCAAGAGTTCCTGCGCTTCGTCGAAGCGGTGAACACCCGTGGCGAAGGCATCGTCCGGATCGACGTGCGCGGCGGACCCGAAGTGATCCCCAGCCCGCAGCTTGGCACCGCCCAGCAATCGGGCCTGATCGACATGATCCACAACCCCGCCGGCCTGTATCTTGAGCTGGTGCCCGAGGGCGAGGTGCTGTCGGCCGGGTCGGTCTCGCCGATGGAAGCGCGCGAGAACGGCGGCTGGGATCTTCTGTCGTCGATCTACCAGGAAAAGGCCAACGCGCGGCTGATCGCGCATCTCGATGCCTCGGCCGGGTTCCATATCTGGACTGTGGACGAGCCGCAGCTCGATGCCGACGGGATGATCGATTTCTCGGGGTTGGTGCTGCGTGCCTCGCCGCTCTATCGCACCTTCTTCGAGACGCTGGGCGCGACCTTCGTCATCCTGCCCGGGTCCGAGGTCTACACCTCGCTCGAGCGGGGCGTGATCAACGGCCTTGCCTATCCGGCGCTGGGCTATCACGCGTTTGGCTGGGACCGTTTTACCCGCTACCGGGTCGATCCGTCCTTTTTCCGGATGGACGTGCTGATCTCGATGAACAACGATGCGTTCGAGGCCCTCTCGCCCGAGGCGCAGCAGATCATCCTGGAGACCGGTCGCGAGTTCGAGCGCACCAGCTACGAGGAAACCGCCGCCCTGGCCGAACGTCTGCGGCAGGAGATGGTGGATCTTGGCCAGCAGGTCGTCGAGATGACCGGCGAGGGCCGCGCGCGGTTCCTCGAGACCGCGGCCAATGCCTCGTGGCAGCGGATGGAAGCGCGTGATCCGACCCATGTGGCCGAACTGCGCGCGCTCTTCCAGTAA
- a CDS encoding TRAP transporter small permease → MKTIFDLSGRLCWVLSVIARALIGLLVLIVVADVAVRNFGFRPLSWAVNSSELLLLYITFFSIPWLVRNKGHVFVSFLRIALSDAGKRVLARIVYLGCVALCLYLGWVALTSMQLAIARNTYEMRNFDIPKWVIFAPMTLAFFLAALEWLRFALGFDDYYDSDPLANGGH, encoded by the coding sequence ATGAAAACCATATTTGACCTGTCCGGCCGGCTTTGCTGGGTCTTGTCGGTCATCGCGCGGGCCCTGATCGGCCTGCTTGTGCTGATCGTCGTTGCCGATGTCGCCGTGCGCAATTTCGGGTTCAGACCGTTGAGCTGGGCGGTGAACAGCTCGGAATTGCTGCTGCTCTACATCACGTTTTTTTCCATTCCCTGGTTGGTGCGCAACAAAGGGCATGTGTTCGTGAGCTTCCTGCGCATCGCGCTGTCGGACGCCGGAAAGCGCGTGCTGGCCAGGATCGTGTATCTGGGGTGCGTGGCGCTCTGTCTCTACCTGGGTTGGGTCGCACTGACATCGATGCAGCTGGCGATTGCGCGCAACACCTATGAAATGCGCAACTTCGACATCCCCAAATGGGTGATCTTCGCGCCGATGACGCTGGCCTTCTTCCTGGCCGCGCTGGAATGGCTGCGCTTCGCACTGGGGTTCGACGATTACTACGACAGCGACCCGCTGGCGAACGGGGGACACTGA
- a CDS encoding triose-phosphate isomerase, translating into MSRRKLAAGNWKMNGLRAHLDEARALAAAHPAPSVGVLLCPPATLLAPMAEALKGSAVALGGQDCHAAPKGAHTGDIAAAMLADAGASHVIVGHSERRADHGETDADVAAKVRAAWQVGLVAVVCLGETEAQRDAGETLGVIGAQLAGSLPDGATASNTVIAYEPVWAIGTGRTPDRDQIAEVHDFLRRAVPDAATMLLYGGSVNPANASDIFAIANVDGALVGGASLKADDFGQIIQALERA; encoded by the coding sequence ATGAGCAGACGCAAACTCGCCGCCGGCAACTGGAAGATGAACGGGCTGCGCGCCCATCTCGACGAGGCGCGCGCGCTGGCCGCCGCGCATCCCGCGCCCTCGGTGGGGGTGCTGCTCTGTCCGCCCGCGACCTTGCTGGCGCCGATGGCCGAGGCCCTGAAAGGCAGCGCCGTGGCGCTGGGCGGGCAGGATTGCCACGCCGCGCCCAAAGGCGCGCACACCGGCGATATCGCGGCCGCCATGCTGGCCGACGCGGGCGCGTCGCATGTGATCGTGGGCCATTCGGAACGGCGGGCGGACCACGGCGAAACCGACGCCGACGTGGCGGCCAAGGTCCGCGCCGCCTGGCAGGTCGGGCTGGTCGCGGTGGTCTGCCTGGGCGAGACCGAGGCCCAGCGTGACGCCGGTGAAACCCTGGGCGTGATCGGCGCGCAATTGGCCGGGTCCCTGCCCGACGGCGCCACCGCGTCGAACACCGTCATCGCCTATGAACCCGTCTGGGCGATCGGCACCGGCCGCACGCCCGACCGGGACCAGATCGCGGAAGTGCACGATTTCCTGCGCCGCGCGGTGCCCGACGCCGCAACGATGTTGCTTTATGGCGGGTCGGTGAACCCCGCGAATGCGTCTGACATTTTCGCCATCGCCAATGTGGACGGCGCGCTGGTCGGCGGCGCCTCGCTCAAGGCGGACGATTTCGGGCAGATCATCCAGGCCCTGGAACGGGCCTGA